In Paludibaculum fermentans, the genomic stretch CCACCGATCCGCAGGCGGCGCCCGAGTGAGCCAGGCCGGCGCTGGGGTATATAGTATGGTTTGAGATCCGCCGGTCTGAATCCCGGCGAGAAGGGACTCATCCCATGCGCCAGCCACCTGCCCCGTCACGCCGCGAGTTTCTCAGCCGGACGGCGGCCGTGGGTGCGCTCGGCTTCCCCACCATCGTCCCGGCGCGCGTGTTTGGCGCTGCCGCGCCCAGCAACCTGATCCAAGTCGCCCAGATCGGCTGCGGCCGCATCGCCCGCGGGTCCGAGTTTCCCGGCGTCTTCCGCCGCTCCGATCTCGCCCGCTTCACCGCCGTCTGCGATCTGGACACGGTCCGCCTGGAGGACGCGAAGAGCCTCGTCGAATCCACCTATGGCCGGAAGGTGGGCAAGGACCAGTTCACCGGCGTGAAAACGTACCGTGATTACCGCGAAGTGCTGGCCGACAAGAGCATCGACGCCGTCTGCATCAGTACGCCCGACCACTGGCATGCTCAACCCGCCATGGAAGCCGCCCTGGCCGGCAAGGATATCTACCTGCAGAAGCCCGCCTCGCTGACCATCGCCGAAGGCCGTCAGATGGCCGATGTCGTGAAGAGGTCCGGCCGTATCTTCCAGCAGGGCAGCCAGCAGCGCTCGGAGTTCCAGTTCCGCTACGCCTGCGAACTCATCCGCAACGGCCGGCTGGGCAGGATCACCGAGATCTACATCGGGCTGCCGGAAGACCCGGGCGGCGACGATGAGCCAGAGATGCCCGTCCCCGGCAATCTTAACTACGACATGTGGTTGGGTAGTACGCCCAAGGTCTACTACACCGAGAAGCGGGTCCATCCGCAGGCTGCCGAGCCGAGAGCCCGCTACAACCGGCCGGGCTGGCTGCGCTGCGAACAGTTCGGCGCCGGCATGATCACCGGTTGGGGCGCGCACCACATCGACACCGCCCACGTCGCCATGGGCACTGAACATTCCGGCCCCATCGAGGCCTTGGCCACGGCCGAGTTCCCCAAAAAGGGACTGTGGGACGTGCACGGCCCCTATCACGTACGGATGCAGTACGCCAACGGGGTCACGATGTATCTCAGCGAGAAGTACCCCACCGGCCTGAAGTTCATCGGCGAAGAAGGCTGGTTGTGGGTGACGCGCGGCAAGTACCAGCTCAGCGACTCAGCCGCCGGCAAACCGCGCAGCACCGTGCTGGATGCCAGCAACCTGAACATCCTGCGCAACGGCATCAAGGATAACGAACCGCACCTCCACGCCAGCCCGGAGAACGACCACCATCTCGATTGGCTGACGGCGATCAGGAACCGGACCCAGCCGGTCGCGCCGGTCGAGGACGGCCACCGGTCGTGTTCGGCCTGCCTGGTCGCGCATGCGTCCATGAAACTGGGCCGTGCCGTGAAGTGGGATCCCGGGAAAGAGCAGTTTGGCGATGCCGAGGCGAACCGGATGCTGGCCCGCGAACAGCGCGCACCCTACGGCACCGCTCACGTCCTGGCCAAGCTCTCGAAAGGCTGACCGTTACCAGACGTGCGTGGCGGCCACGGTCGGCCGGGCCGGAGTGCCCTTGTAGACCGTGGTATGCAGCAGGACCTGGATATTCCTCTTCGGCCAGTCCGCCGGAGCCTTCTCCAGCGCCTGGTTCATCCGTTCACTGTCCGTCAGGAACTCGCCTGCCGCCCGCGTCCCATACTGGGTGATCCCCGCCGCCGAAACCAGCGTCTGCCCGGTGGCCGAATCGAACAAGCGGGAGACGATCGCGTAGTCCTCGGGCGTCTTTCCATCCGGAGCCAGGTCCTTCAATGACCACGACTGCTTGTTGGTCGTGTCCATAATGCGCCGCTGTCCCTGGTCCTGCTCGAAAACGAACCGCAGCTTGCCCGTCATTTCCAGCGTCCAAAGGTTCGAAAACGCACCGATAAGTACGGCTGGGGAGCTGCGCAGGTCGCTGAACGAGAGGTCGTTCGCGTACCGCAACTCCACCGGCTTGCCCCGGCCGGCAAACATCGTAGAAAGCAGGACGGCCGCGTGCGCATTCCCGATGCCCACAAACTGCTCCGTCACGGGAATAATGTCCCGGCCGTGCAGCACAGTGTCAGGATTCAGCAGCACCGGCGTCGACCCTCGCTGATGGCTGGGATTCGTCGCCTTATACGCCTCGTGCACGTCCCTCGACAGGAAATACACCACCGGCTGCCCGCAGTAGATCAACACCGGTTTCGTGTTCGTCATCACGGGAGCCCAGAACTGCTCCAACACTCCCGCCGGCCGCAGCATCCGGGTCGCCCAGATGCCGCCCACGATGAGACACAGCAGCACCGCAATTCCGATCGCCATGGTTGGCAATTTGCCGGCTCGCACTGGAAGGATCTCCGCCGGCGGAGGAGCAAAATGGAACTCCGCCCGGTAAGAACCGGAACGCAGCTCGATGCGGACCGCGCCTGAATCTGTACCCTCCTGGTAATACTGAGCCAGCCGCTTTCGGATCTCCGTCGCTCGCACCCGTACGATCGGATCTTCGCCGGTGTCGTAATCCGGAACCCG encodes the following:
- a CDS encoding Gfo/Idh/MocA family protein, with the protein product MRQPPAPSRREFLSRTAAVGALGFPTIVPARVFGAAAPSNLIQVAQIGCGRIARGSEFPGVFRRSDLARFTAVCDLDTVRLEDAKSLVESTYGRKVGKDQFTGVKTYRDYREVLADKSIDAVCISTPDHWHAQPAMEAALAGKDIYLQKPASLTIAEGRQMADVVKRSGRIFQQGSQQRSEFQFRYACELIRNGRLGRITEIYIGLPEDPGGDDEPEMPVPGNLNYDMWLGSTPKVYYTEKRVHPQAAEPRARYNRPGWLRCEQFGAGMITGWGAHHIDTAHVAMGTEHSGPIEALATAEFPKKGLWDVHGPYHVRMQYANGVTMYLSEKYPTGLKFIGEEGWLWVTRGKYQLSDSAAGKPRSTVLDASNLNILRNGIKDNEPHLHASPENDHHLDWLTAIRNRTQPVAPVEDGHRSCSACLVAHASMKLGRAVKWDPGKEQFGDAEANRMLAREQRAPYGTAHVLAKLSKG